The following proteins are encoded in a genomic region of Thermococcus henrietii:
- a CDS encoding metallophosphoesterase, with protein MSPFSDFESLSLLLDTSLGRTLLIADPHIGFELSRGLRIKTGFENNLAEFVVESGVDALVILGDVKEPLGLSFRLKEMLLRFFSSLKDVSVLIAKGNHDGRLEEVAGKFPNVEVREHFLLDGNLFLHGHTRLPKVEFEEAFLGHAHPAYTLKSGGVARKVKVFARVNEFLVLPTVNPYIEGFDVREGLKLVPFLRKAEEVELFLPEGLYLGRVRL; from the coding sequence ATGTCTCCTTTTTCCGACTTTGAGAGTTTATCCCTTTTGCTTGACACCTCCCTCGGAAGGACCCTTCTGATAGCTGACCCACACATTGGCTTCGAGCTTTCCCGGGGCCTGAGGATTAAAACGGGCTTTGAGAATAATTTAGCAGAGTTCGTCGTTGAGAGCGGTGTCGACGCTTTGGTAATCCTCGGCGACGTGAAGGAACCCCTCGGACTGAGCTTCCGCCTGAAGGAAATGCTCCTGCGCTTCTTTTCATCGCTGAAAGATGTGAGTGTTCTCATCGCCAAGGGCAACCACGACGGAAGGCTGGAGGAGGTAGCCGGAAAGTTCCCCAACGTCGAGGTTCGGGAACACTTCCTGCTCGACGGAAATCTCTTCCTCCACGGCCACACGAGACTGCCTAAGGTGGAATTTGAAGAGGCCTTTCTCGGCCACGCACACCCTGCTTACACTCTGAAGTCCGGCGGTGTTGCAAGGAAAGTGAAGGTCTTCGCGAGGGTTAATGAATTCCTCGTCCTCCCGACGGTCAACCCCTACATAGAAGGCTTCGACGTGAGGGAGGGGCTTAAACTCGTTCCATTCCTCAGGAAAGCTGAGGAGGTCGAGCTTTTCCTTCCGGAGGGCCTCTACCTCGGGAGGGTGAGGCTTTAA
- a CDS encoding nitrilase, with amino-acid sequence MKVAYVQMEPAFLDPEKNYSKAERLISEAVEGGAKLVVLPELFDTGYNFESKSEVSEVAGEIPDGPTTEFLVELAKEKEVFIVAGTAEKDERGNLYNSAVIVGPIGWGYIGKYRKVHLFNREKLFFRPGNLGFHVFNIGVAKVGIMICFDWFFPESARTLALKGAEIIAHPSNLVMPYAPRAMPIRALENRVYTITANRIGEERGLKFIGKSTIASPKAEVLAMGSEDREEVAVVEVNLELARDKRLNELNDIFKDRRPQYYVL; translated from the coding sequence ATGAAGGTCGCCTACGTTCAGATGGAGCCCGCCTTCCTCGACCCTGAAAAGAACTACTCGAAGGCCGAGAGGCTCATCAGTGAGGCCGTTGAGGGGGGTGCAAAGCTCGTCGTTCTGCCGGAGCTCTTTGACACCGGCTACAACTTCGAGAGTAAAAGCGAGGTATCTGAAGTTGCCGGCGAGATTCCCGACGGCCCAACCACGGAGTTCCTCGTCGAGCTTGCGAAGGAGAAGGAGGTCTTCATAGTTGCGGGAACAGCTGAGAAGGACGAGCGCGGGAACCTCTATAACTCCGCTGTGATAGTTGGCCCGATAGGCTGGGGCTACATCGGGAAATACCGGAAGGTCCACCTCTTCAACCGCGAGAAGCTCTTCTTCAGGCCCGGGAACCTCGGCTTCCACGTCTTCAACATCGGGGTCGCGAAGGTTGGTATTATGATATGCTTCGACTGGTTCTTCCCCGAGTCCGCCAGAACACTTGCCCTGAAAGGGGCCGAGATAATAGCGCACCCGAGCAACCTCGTCATGCCCTACGCTCCGAGGGCAATGCCGATTAGGGCCTTGGAGAACCGCGTTTACACGATAACGGCCAACAGAATCGGCGAGGAGAGGGGCTTGAAGTTCATCGGCAAGAGCACGATAGCCTCGCCTAAGGCCGAGGTTCTGGCGATGGGAAGCGAGGATAGGGAGGAGGTTGCCGTCGTCGAGGTAAACCTTGAACTGGCGAGGGACAAGAGGCTGAACGAGCTCAACGATATCTTCAAGGACAGGCGGCCACAGTATTACGTCCTGTAG
- a CDS encoding transcriptional regulator has product MSDVYERLEALLRSLGLKRTELRIYRLLLEKKRPMRVTEIVKELGISERSVREHVLSLYRRGMLRRELIQQGWLGYTYTAVSPSELLENLKKYILERINEIEKELRKE; this is encoded by the coding sequence ATGAGCGACGTCTACGAGAGGCTCGAAGCTCTGCTCCGCTCGCTGGGCCTGAAGAGGACGGAGCTGAGGATATACCGTTTGCTCCTGGAGAAGAAGAGGCCGATGAGAGTTACCGAGATAGTTAAGGAGCTTGGCATAAGCGAGCGCTCCGTTCGGGAGCACGTCCTCAGTCTTTACCGAAGGGGAATGCTCAGGAGGGAGCTAATCCAGCAGGGCTGGCTCGGCTACACCTACACAGCAGTCTCCCCAAGCGAGCTCCTTGAGAACCTCAAGAAGTACATACTCGAACGGATAAACGAAATAGAGAAGGAGCTCAGGAAAGAGTGA
- a CDS encoding DUF4910 domain-containing protein, with product MKLPDVRLSPERVLKEISEIAEFHRIQGSRELVESVEMIKEKLDGLGVENRLLRSTYDGKTWHGTLASPIAWNPVRGELSYGERKLTTEESPLLIMAHSPEGEAKGELLPVFRDEDWEKAEGKIVLVRRNWRDAYKRANEAGARAFIAYREGTGEFYPYIGLFLTRDDLEWARIPALAVPESVAKDMISKSLKGGVEVSVSVQVETPEREDLPMLYATVGEAPYLVFSAHICHPKPGANDNASGSAMLIELARKLSEAYDNSFRFGFAFLWIPEYHGTQAFFEKVKGEFYANVNLDMVAGSPDRSGSTLMLVRTPFSRFSVVSGLLEHFIGLTNRRGKSFSGSELPAMAFKAYLYEMGSDHDIFNFFGVPGTMPITWPDRVYHSSGDTVEKVSLETIAIIGNAVLAAALTLAKEDREKLRRFARGYAMKVLGEVSMKTETEESEKLVMKGLARDSRFIGFELGHDFEGEPWLEWKLRGILNERLIRQNGGDAEEFKKLTEDRKVYAQLHELLMLSELLPKERAFKALEEEYGRADKEKLERLVSVLEGAKIVTLS from the coding sequence ATGAAGTTGCCCGACGTCCGGCTCAGTCCGGAGCGTGTTCTGAAGGAGATTTCTGAGATAGCGGAGTTCCACAGGATTCAGGGCTCGAGGGAGCTCGTTGAGAGCGTCGAGATGATTAAGGAGAAGCTCGACGGGCTCGGCGTTGAGAACAGGCTTTTACGTTCCACCTACGACGGAAAAACCTGGCACGGAACGCTGGCCTCGCCGATAGCTTGGAATCCAGTTCGCGGGGAGCTGTCCTACGGCGAGAGGAAGCTGACGACGGAGGAAAGCCCGCTCCTGATAATGGCCCACTCACCCGAGGGAGAGGCCAAGGGCGAACTCCTGCCTGTTTTTCGCGACGAGGACTGGGAGAAGGCCGAGGGAAAAATCGTTCTGGTCAGGAGAAACTGGAGAGACGCCTACAAAAGGGCCAACGAGGCCGGCGCCAGGGCCTTCATAGCCTACCGCGAGGGAACCGGCGAGTTCTATCCCTACATCGGCCTGTTCCTGACGAGGGACGACCTTGAGTGGGCGAGGATTCCCGCACTGGCAGTTCCTGAGAGCGTGGCAAAGGATATGATTTCAAAATCCCTTAAAGGTGGCGTTGAGGTAAGCGTTTCCGTCCAGGTGGAAACTCCGGAAAGGGAAGACCTCCCGATGCTCTACGCGACGGTGGGAGAAGCCCCCTACCTCGTCTTCTCGGCCCACATCTGCCACCCCAAGCCCGGGGCCAACGACAACGCGAGCGGGAGCGCGATGCTCATAGAACTCGCGAGGAAGCTCAGCGAGGCCTACGATAACTCCTTCCGCTTCGGCTTCGCCTTCCTCTGGATTCCTGAGTACCACGGCACGCAGGCCTTCTTTGAGAAGGTAAAAGGAGAGTTCTACGCCAACGTAAACCTCGACATGGTCGCGGGAAGCCCAGACAGGAGCGGCTCAACGCTGATGCTTGTCAGAACGCCATTCTCACGCTTCTCCGTCGTTTCCGGCCTGCTCGAGCACTTCATCGGGCTGACCAACAGGAGGGGCAAGAGCTTCTCGGGAAGCGAGCTTCCGGCGATGGCCTTTAAAGCTTACCTCTACGAGATGGGGAGCGACCACGACATCTTCAACTTCTTCGGCGTCCCCGGAACGATGCCGATAACGTGGCCCGACAGGGTTTATCACTCGAGCGGGGACACCGTCGAGAAGGTCAGCCTTGAGACAATCGCGATAATCGGAAACGCGGTTCTGGCGGCGGCTCTTACTCTGGCAAAGGAGGACAGGGAGAAGCTGAGGCGCTTCGCGAGGGGCTACGCCATGAAGGTCCTCGGAGAGGTTTCAATGAAGACCGAGACCGAGGAGAGCGAGAAGCTCGTCATGAAGGGCCTCGCGAGAGATTCAAGGTTCATAGGCTTCGAGCTCGGCCACGACTTCGAGGGCGAGCCGTGGCTTGAGTGGAAACTCCGGGGAATACTCAACGAGAGGCTGATTAGGCAGAATGGAGGAGACGCCGAGGAGTTCAAGAAGCTCACCGAGGACAGGAAGGTCTACGCCCAGCTCCACGAACTGCTCATGCTCTCGGAGCTGCTGCCAAAGGAGAGGGCCTTCAAAGCCCTCGAGGAGGAGTACGGCAGAGCGGATAAAGAAAAGCTTGAAAGGCTCGTCAGTGTCCTTGAGGGAGCGAAAATAGTCACTCTTTCCTGA
- a CDS encoding TrkH family potassium uptake protein produces MKIRATFALLGEIIALLGLTLLAPTVVALRDGTPVKPFLIPLALSLVLGLSLRALDRNPEIGAKEAFLLVSLAWLAVAGIGALPYIISGKSSLANPVNALFESMSGFTTTGATVLNNFNEPSRAILFWRQLTQWLGGMGIVVLAIAILPRLSVGGAELMSLEAPGPQLQKLTPHIRQTARIFWGIYVGLTALETGILVLLHYLGLAPKMTPYMALVHSFTTMSTGGFSPLALSIEAFSPAVQWVIIVFMILAGANFALFWYLLHRDFRITRNEEFRWYIVALLALSLLLTPMLINQYGFSPLTAFRQALFQVASIVTTTGYATMNFALWSLPAQFVLFFAMFIGGSSGSTAGSIKVVRWVVGIKAVWRELFQSFHGKSIKPVKLGGKSVDERSVRSVLAFIVLYFIVFLVSSVVVVLNGTTTGKPIPLADAMSAVAATLGNIGPGIGAVGPMANYLIFPTGTKILMFFLMWLGRLEIVTALVLFTRAYWRW; encoded by the coding sequence ATGAAGATTAGAGCAACGTTCGCCCTGCTCGGTGAGATAATAGCACTCCTTGGACTGACGTTGCTCGCTCCAACGGTCGTGGCGCTCCGCGACGGGACGCCGGTGAAGCCTTTCCTAATACCGCTTGCGCTAAGCCTCGTCCTCGGTCTTTCCCTCCGCGCCCTCGACAGGAACCCGGAGATAGGCGCCAAGGAGGCTTTCCTTCTCGTCTCGCTCGCGTGGCTTGCCGTCGCCGGAATCGGGGCGCTTCCCTACATCATATCCGGCAAAAGCTCGCTCGCAAACCCCGTCAACGCGCTCTTCGAGAGCATGAGCGGTTTCACGACGACCGGGGCAACGGTTCTAAACAACTTCAACGAGCCGTCACGGGCTATACTCTTCTGGCGCCAGCTGACCCAGTGGCTCGGCGGAATGGGAATAGTTGTTCTCGCCATAGCGATACTGCCGAGGCTCAGCGTCGGCGGTGCGGAACTTATGAGCCTTGAAGCGCCGGGACCTCAGCTCCAGAAGCTGACACCCCACATAAGGCAGACCGCGAGGATTTTCTGGGGAATCTACGTGGGTCTAACTGCCCTCGAAACGGGAATTCTGGTTCTCCTCCACTACCTTGGACTGGCGCCGAAGATGACCCCTTACATGGCGCTGGTTCACTCCTTCACGACGATGAGCACAGGGGGCTTCTCCCCGCTGGCGCTCTCGATTGAGGCCTTTTCTCCAGCGGTGCAGTGGGTGATAATCGTCTTCATGATACTCGCTGGAGCGAACTTCGCCCTTTTCTGGTACCTCCTGCACAGGGATTTCAGGATAACCCGGAACGAGGAGTTCAGGTGGTACATCGTGGCGCTCCTCGCGCTGAGCCTTTTGCTAACTCCGATGCTCATAAACCAGTACGGATTCTCCCCGTTAACGGCATTCAGGCAGGCGCTCTTTCAGGTGGCCTCGATAGTAACAACGACCGGCTACGCGACGATGAACTTCGCCCTCTGGTCGCTTCCAGCCCAGTTCGTCCTGTTCTTCGCCATGTTCATCGGAGGTTCGAGCGGTTCAACAGCAGGTTCGATAAAGGTCGTCCGCTGGGTGGTCGGAATAAAGGCCGTCTGGAGGGAGCTGTTTCAGTCCTTCCACGGAAAGAGCATCAAGCCGGTAAAGCTCGGCGGAAAATCCGTCGATGAGCGCTCAGTTCGGAGCGTTTTAGCGTTCATAGTGCTGTATTTCATCGTCTTCCTCGTTTCGTCAGTGGTGGTTGTTCTCAACGGAACGACAACCGGAAAGCCGATTCCCCTCGCCGATGCCATGAGCGCGGTCGCGGCGACGCTCGGCAACATAGGACCCGGCATAGGAGCAGTGGGCCCGATGGCCAACTACCTGATTTTCCCCACCGGGACGAAAATTCTGATGTTCTTCCTCATGTGGCTTGGCAGGCTGGAGATTGTAACGGCCTTGGTCCTCTTCACCCGCGCCTATTGGAGGTGGTGA
- a CDS encoding AbrB/MazE/SpoVT family DNA-binding domain-containing protein: MPVTKVTRNYQITIPAEIRKALGIKQGEYLTVELRGDEIVIKRARREWKTYRLGRKYSLEEMERMIEESIEEALTWEE; the protein is encoded by the coding sequence ATGCCGGTCACGAAGGTAACCCGGAACTACCAGATAACGATTCCGGCCGAGATAAGGAAGGCCCTCGGCATAAAGCAGGGCGAATACCTCACCGTTGAGCTGAGGGGGGACGAGATAGTCATCAAAAGGGCGAGGAGAGAGTGGAAGACCTACCGGCTGGGCAGAAAGTACAGCCTTGAAGAGATGGAAAGAATGATTGAGGAGTCCATAGAGGAGGCATTGACATGGGAAGAGTAG
- a CDS encoding glycosyltransferase: protein MKISIIVPTYNERDNLPELFERISKALKGYDYEIIIVDDDSPDETWKLAEELSKDYPVRVIRRTDEKGLSSAVIRGFKEAAGDVFVVMDADLQHPPEVIPELLKVIEDGADIAIASRYVPGGGVKNWYWYRKLISKGAIMLGRLALPKIRNVKDPVSGFFALRREVVEGVELNPVGFKILMEILIKGNYRKVVEVPFVFGLRKAGESKLSGKTMLNYLRHLYRLMRWEGELDRLIKFSLVGLSGVLVNEGFLWLFVHLGLSKYIANVPATELAILNNFLWNDLWTFKDLKRKPLWKRLVSFHVAALTGAVVQWAIYVPLVWLGLHYLIANLIGIGASFVVRFAVNRHVTWG, encoded by the coding sequence GTGAAAATCAGCATCATCGTCCCAACGTACAACGAGCGCGATAACCTTCCCGAGCTCTTCGAGAGAATTTCAAAGGCCCTGAAGGGCTACGACTATGAAATTATCATCGTTGACGACGATTCACCTGACGAAACCTGGAAGCTCGCCGAGGAGCTCTCGAAGGATTATCCCGTTAGAGTAATCAGGAGAACCGACGAGAAGGGCCTATCATCGGCTGTAATCAGGGGGTTTAAGGAAGCAGCCGGCGACGTTTTCGTCGTGATGGATGCGGATTTACAGCACCCTCCCGAAGTCATTCCCGAGCTCCTGAAGGTGATAGAGGACGGGGCCGATATAGCGATAGCCAGCAGATACGTCCCCGGGGGCGGTGTTAAGAACTGGTACTGGTACAGGAAGCTCATCTCGAAGGGCGCGATAATGCTCGGTCGCCTCGCCCTTCCGAAAATCCGGAACGTGAAGGACCCCGTGAGCGGTTTCTTCGCCCTCAGGAGGGAGGTCGTCGAGGGCGTTGAGCTGAACCCGGTCGGCTTCAAAATCCTCATGGAGATTCTAATCAAGGGCAACTACCGGAAGGTCGTCGAGGTTCCCTTCGTCTTTGGCCTGAGGAAGGCCGGCGAGAGCAAGCTGAGCGGGAAGACGATGCTCAACTACCTGAGGCATCTTTACCGGCTCATGCGCTGGGAGGGCGAGCTCGACAGGCTGATAAAGTTCTCGCTTGTGGGCCTCTCAGGAGTCCTCGTCAACGAGGGCTTCCTTTGGCTCTTCGTTCACCTCGGCCTCAGCAAGTACATCGCAAACGTTCCCGCAACGGAGCTCGCGATACTCAACAACTTCCTGTGGAACGACCTGTGGACATTCAAAGACCTCAAGAGAAAGCCCCTCTGGAAGAGACTTGTTAGCTTCCACGTCGCGGCCTTAACCGGCGCCGTCGTCCAGTGGGCGATATACGTGCCCCTCGTGTGGCTCGGCCTGCACTACCTCATAGCCAACCTGATAGGCATCGGTGCCTCTTTCGTCGTTCGCTTCGCCGTCAACAGACACGTCACGTGGGGTTGA
- a CDS encoding RAD55 family ATPase, whose protein sequence is MYVGELLKGLDRMPSGVPGLDNLIGGGFLPGRVYLITGPPGSGKTTLGIQFLVEGANNDEKGLFISLFETQDVILRDMLRYNFGILEHFQSKRIAFYDLGEILLSTNRELTWDELFKLLIEIIKREKAKRVVIDSFSLFESFVSDPAGKKKALGRFVRLLRSLEVTTLLLAEMLSSEKYTDEYYLADGVIVLHHFMRNYQMVRALQILKMRGVPHDSNLKRLRFTTDGIRVYPEAPL, encoded by the coding sequence ATGTACGTAGGTGAGCTACTCAAGGGATTGGACAGAATGCCAAGTGGTGTTCCTGGGCTCGACAACTTAATCGGCGGTGGCTTCCTGCCGGGCAGGGTTTATCTGATTACTGGCCCGCCCGGTAGCGGTAAGACTACCCTCGGGATACAGTTCCTCGTCGAGGGAGCCAACAACGACGAGAAGGGTCTCTTCATATCCCTCTTCGAGACCCAGGACGTTATTCTGCGCGACATGCTCCGCTACAACTTCGGAATCCTCGAGCACTTTCAGTCCAAGCGGATAGCCTTCTACGACCTCGGTGAGATTCTCCTCAGCACGAACCGCGAGCTCACCTGGGACGAGCTTTTCAAGCTCCTCATCGAGATTATCAAGCGCGAAAAGGCCAAGCGTGTTGTCATCGACTCGTTCAGCCTCTTCGAGTCATTCGTCAGCGACCCTGCGGGAAAGAAAAAGGCCCTTGGAAGGTTCGTCAGGCTCCTCCGCTCCCTTGAGGTCACGACCCTTCTCCTCGCCGAGATGCTCAGCTCTGAAAAGTACACCGACGAGTACTACCTTGCCGATGGGGTGATAGTGCTCCACCACTTCATGCGCAACTACCAGATGGTTAGGGCGCTCCAGATACTCAAGATGCGCGGCGTTCCGCACGATAGCAACCTGAAGAGGCTTCGCTTCACGACCGACGGAATAAGGGTCTACCCGGAGGCCCCACTATGA
- a CDS encoding class I SAM-dependent methyltransferase, producing MEELYRYLWASMNHPKSEAAQNRFIGLRSFFNWAVKEGLFPERRKLRILDLCAGTGIAGGALYETLREWGYEASLTVVDKRKEDLLLVEEWVSGEVYGAVMDCLDDLRRLGRFDIALIFGYTMPHFDPFQTAELFRNVARVLESDGVFLLEEMDRFETFFYRRAYREIVPEVRGEEYTVISLDEGYNPMRGVIRRGYYKLPGWERIGEIETRYWDLAGLAGIGKALFEEARIIRKSEHGVVNVGDIIYLGKPYRT from the coding sequence ATGGAGGAGCTCTACCGCTACCTGTGGGCATCCATGAATCATCCCAAGAGCGAGGCCGCTCAAAACCGCTTCATCGGACTGCGCTCCTTCTTCAACTGGGCCGTCAAGGAGGGCCTGTTCCCCGAGAGGAGGAAGCTTAGAATCCTTGACCTCTGCGCCGGAACGGGCATAGCGGGTGGTGCCCTCTACGAGACGCTCCGCGAGTGGGGATACGAGGCTTCCCTGACCGTTGTCGACAAGAGGAAAGAGGATTTGCTCCTCGTCGAGGAGTGGGTGAGCGGGGAGGTTTACGGGGCCGTTATGGACTGCCTCGACGACTTGAGAAGGCTCGGGAGGTTCGATATAGCTTTAATCTTCGGCTACACGATGCCCCACTTCGACCCGTTTCAAACGGCCGAACTCTTCAGGAACGTCGCGAGGGTTCTGGAAAGCGACGGGGTCTTCCTGCTTGAAGAGATGGACCGCTTCGAGACGTTCTTCTACAGGAGGGCCTACCGCGAGATTGTGCCGGAAGTTCGGGGCGAGGAATACACGGTAATCTCGCTTGATGAAGGCTACAACCCGATGAGGGGCGTTATCAGGAGGGGCTACTACAAGTTGCCGGGCTGGGAGAGGATTGGAGAAATCGAGACGCGCTACTGGGATTTAGCTGGCTTAGCCGGCATTGGTAAGGCCCTCTTCGAGGAGGCCAGGATAATAAGGAAAAGCGAGCACGGCGTTGTGAACGTCGGCGATATAATCTACCTCGGGAAGCCCTACAGGACGTAA
- the queC gene encoding 7-cyano-7-deazaguanine synthase QueC, with amino-acid sequence MKRAVVLFSGGLDSTACLYWAKKNYDEVIMLVINYGSNEERVTNRVAEFFSKELGVPLKIVRLDFLEEFSKLRGTTLVGGETPKVTAEELEDFERAKETAKSVWVPARNVVLISVAASLLDALGGGDIIVGFNAEEGTTFPDNTPEFVERMNEMLKYGTMAEVKVVAPLIDLDKRGIARLLKELGAKYEYSNSCYMPKGFTEDGKPIHCGQCESCVRRHRGLIEGIGEDRTVYAVEPKI; translated from the coding sequence ATGAAGCGTGCGGTGGTGCTGTTTTCGGGTGGACTCGACTCAACGGCCTGCCTCTACTGGGCGAAGAAGAACTACGACGAGGTCATAATGCTCGTCATCAACTACGGGAGCAACGAGGAGCGCGTTACGAACAGGGTTGCTGAGTTCTTCTCGAAGGAGCTTGGAGTTCCACTGAAGATAGTTCGCCTCGACTTCCTCGAGGAGTTCTCCAAACTGAGGGGGACGACGCTCGTCGGTGGAGAGACGCCGAAGGTAACCGCGGAGGAGCTTGAGGACTTTGAGAGGGCAAAGGAGACTGCCAAGAGCGTCTGGGTTCCAGCTCGTAACGTCGTCCTCATAAGCGTTGCCGCTTCGCTCCTCGATGCACTCGGAGGCGGGGACATAATAGTTGGCTTCAACGCGGAAGAAGGGACGACCTTCCCGGACAACACTCCCGAGTTCGTCGAGAGGATGAACGAGATGCTAAAGTATGGAACGATGGCAGAGGTTAAGGTCGTTGCCCCGCTCATAGACCTCGACAAGAGGGGCATAGCGCGCCTTTTGAAGGAGCTCGGAGCGAAGTACGAGTACTCCAACTCCTGCTACATGCCGAAGGGCTTCACCGAGGACGGCAAGCCGATACACTGCGGCCAGTGCGAGAGCTGCGTCAGGAGGCACCGCGGTCTCATTGAGGGTATCGGGGAGGACAGGACCGTTTACGCCGTCGAGCCGAAGATTTGA
- a CDS encoding NAD-binding protein — MRVIVVGAGRTGKRVAEHLSKNHDVIVVDRDEEAIAEVSHLDVLTVVGDATLPETLEEAEVEKADYLIATTEDDTTNIVVCALGKTLGNPFTIARVRRLDYIRLWGRGREALGVNLMVSSVPLVAKSIANVIEFPQLRQLRNLYDGLYIGDAIEVPEGLWYTEVGGRKIVVATMEELKRAYRPRKPRNVLILGGSEVAVMLAEMLIRKGGDVKIVERNRERAEAVSSLLEDATVIVGNPFSRSLWRDEELDEAEASVSAFDEDERTLMGAMVSREWRIDRTFAVVRDGNLIGMFERAGIVAVSPEVVTADRIVFATRGENALGLVASIPGVRVLALEVDEKLASRTPDELPGTLGPVLRGGEVILPTASFHLQKGDVITLIVEEEMAGELEL; from the coding sequence ATGAGAGTGATTGTTGTCGGAGCCGGGAGAACCGGCAAAAGGGTCGCGGAGCACCTGTCGAAGAACCACGACGTTATTGTCGTTGACCGGGACGAAGAAGCGATAGCGGAAGTTTCCCACCTCGACGTTTTGACGGTTGTTGGCGACGCGACGCTTCCCGAGACGCTCGAAGAGGCAGAGGTCGAGAAGGCGGATTACCTGATTGCCACGACCGAGGACGACACGACCAACATAGTCGTCTGCGCCCTCGGGAAGACGCTCGGCAATCCTTTTACTATCGCGAGGGTGAGGAGGCTCGATTACATAAGGCTCTGGGGGCGCGGGAGGGAAGCGCTCGGTGTAAACCTGATGGTCAGCTCGGTTCCGCTGGTTGCCAAGAGCATCGCAAACGTTATCGAGTTTCCTCAGCTGAGACAGCTAAGAAACCTCTACGATGGCCTCTACATCGGCGATGCCATCGAGGTTCCCGAGGGTCTCTGGTACACCGAGGTCGGAGGAAGGAAAATCGTCGTTGCCACCATGGAGGAGCTGAAACGGGCTTACAGGCCGAGGAAGCCAAGGAACGTCCTAATCCTCGGCGGGAGCGAGGTCGCCGTTATGCTCGCCGAGATGCTAATCCGGAAGGGCGGTGACGTTAAGATAGTCGAGAGGAACAGGGAGAGGGCCGAGGCGGTTTCTTCCCTCCTGGAGGACGCGACGGTAATCGTTGGAAACCCCTTCAGCAGGTCACTATGGCGCGACGAGGAGCTCGACGAGGCCGAGGCTTCGGTTTCAGCCTTCGACGAGGACGAGAGAACGCTGATGGGCGCGATGGTGTCGAGGGAGTGGAGAATAGACAGGACCTTCGCGGTGGTTCGGGACGGGAACCTGATAGGAATGTTCGAGAGGGCAGGTATAGTGGCGGTCAGCCCGGAGGTTGTCACGGCCGACCGGATAGTCTTCGCGACGAGGGGTGAAAATGCTCTTGGCCTCGTGGCCTCGATACCCGGCGTGAGGGTTCTCGCCCTTGAGGTTGACGAGAAACTCGCCAGCAGAACGCCGGACGAGCTTCCCGGAACTCTCGGACCGGTTCTCAGGGGCGGGGAAGTAATCCTGCCGACGGCAAGCTTCCACCTCCAGAAGGGGGACGTTATAACGCTTATTGTCGAGGAGGAAATGGCGGGGGAGCTGGAGCTATGA
- a CDS encoding PIN domain-containing protein produces the protein MGRVAVIDTNFFVYALFEDYERHEEALDILMNLDKWVVPTITLYELIWQLAKMGVPPNNAGDMVKQIIEEPRTEIVDDRLYLLSAFELFGNLGLKHYNDSVILAIAKEVGTLASYDKKLRNRAGKVGVKTVPEVLK, from the coding sequence ATGGGAAGAGTAGCGGTTATCGACACGAACTTTTTCGTTTATGCCCTGTTTGAGGATTACGAGAGACACGAAGAGGCCCTCGACATCTTAATGAACCTTGATAAGTGGGTCGTGCCTACAATAACCCTCTATGAGCTCATCTGGCAACTGGCAAAAATGGGTGTTCCCCCGAATAACGCTGGAGATATGGTTAAGCAGATAATTGAAGAACCCAGGACAGAAATCGTCGATGATAGGCTGTATTTACTCTCGGCCTTTGAGCTCTTCGGAAACCTCGGTCTCAAGCACTACAACGACTCCGTGATCCTCGCGATAGCCAAGGAAGTCGGAACCCTCGCGAGCTACGACAAAAAGCTTAGAAACCGTGCAGGGAAAGTTGGGGTTAAAACCGTCCCGGAGGTGCTGAAATGA